One stretch of Punica granatum isolate Tunisia-2019 chromosome 5, ASM765513v2, whole genome shotgun sequence DNA includes these proteins:
- the LOC116209664 gene encoding uncharacterized protein LOC116209664 has protein sequence MEMQPPLWRRMRFTFRNATMVICSLNLVTALILLHGFFNSYSRSAVAGTQPNSAILQHIRECEEMRLAMQPLELIKRVREIQQEAYVEPEAVLQKGTKQAAAVDLSKRLKDFRSFSDATNLKALEEWRKRKMERARQRLREKNGTTARL, from the exons ATGGAGATGCAGCCGCCACTGTGGAGGAGGATGAGATTCACCTTCAGGAACGCCACTATGGTCATCTGCTCCTTGAATCTCGTCACCGCCCTCATATTGCTCCACGGCTTCTTCAACTCCTACTCCCGATCCGCGGTGGCAGGAACCCAACCCAATTCAG CAATACTGCAGCACATTAGGGAATGTGAGGAAATGCGACTTGCAATGCAACCCTTGGAGCTTATAAAAAGA GTGAGAGAAATCCAGCAAGAGGCATATGTAGAACCAGAAGCAGTCTTGCAGAAGGGTACCAAGCAGGCTGCTGCAGTTGATCTCTCCAAAAGACTGAAGGACTTCCGGTCCTTTAGTGATGCAACCAACTTGAAAG CACTGGAGGAATGGCGTAAGAGGAAAATGGAACGAGCTCGGCAGCGACTGCGGGAGAAAAATGGGACCACTGCTCGACTGTGA